A window of Panicum virgatum strain AP13 chromosome 8K, P.virgatum_v5, whole genome shotgun sequence contains these coding sequences:
- the LOC120644023 gene encoding indole-2-monooxygenase-like isoform X2 — translation MASASTLAAPEGKSFRSEDQNRLFQGVVADASALLGGFTVDEFFPFLTCFGILSKVVRAKSDRLRKRWDELLDRLIDDLESKYKPMAVAAVAEAASHVKKDEDDNFINTLLSVRQEYGYTRGQMKAILLDVFFGMGTAASVLDYTVIQLLQNPRVMTKLQAEVRSCVLQQGQGEETVSEDDLNRMPYLRAVINESLRLHPATPLLTPHFSMATCVIDGLVVPAEVRVLVNLWAIGRDARFWGEDAEEFVPERFLDGGGAAHVSYWGNDFQFLPFGAGRRQCPGINFGMAQVEVMLANLVHRFDWELPPGKVARDIDMSEDLGLVVKRKHKLLLLPKLCV, via the exons ATGGCCTCTGCTTCGACTCTGGCAGCTCCAGAAG GCAAGTCGTTCCGGAGCGAGGACCAGAACAGGCTGTTCCAGGGGGTGGTCGCCGACGCATCAGCCCTCCTAGGAGGGTTCACTGTCGACGAGTTCTTCCCGTTCCTCACATGCTTCGGCATCCTCAGCAAGGTGGTCCGCGCCAAGTCCGACAGATTGAGGAAGAGGTGGGATGAGCTGCTGGACAGGCTGATCGATGACCTTGAGAGCAAATACAAGcccatggcggtggcggcggtagcAGAGGCGGCGAGCCATGTGAAGAAGGACGAGGATGACAACTTCATAAATACCTTGCTCTCTGTTCGACAGGAGTACGGCTACACCAGAGGGCAGATGAAAGCTATCCTGCTT GACGTGTTTTTCGGGATGGGCACAGCAGCTTCGGTCCTCGACTACACCGTGATCCAGCTCCTTCAGAATCCACGCGTGATGACCAAGCTACAAGCCGAGGTGAGGAGCTGCGTGCTGcagcaggggcagggagaagAAACCGTCAGCGAGGACGACCTGAACCGCATGCCCTACCTGAGAGCCGTCATCAACGAGTCGCTCCGGCTACACCCCGCGACACCGCTCCTCACGCCGCACTTCTCCATGGCCACCTGCGTCATCGACGGGCTCGTCGTCCCCGCGGAGGTGCGCGTCCTCGTCAACCTCTGGGCCATCGGCAGGGACGCGCGCTTCTGGGGCGaggacgcggaggagttcgtcCCGGAGAGGTttctcgacggcggcggcgcggcgcatgtgAGCTACTGGGGCAACGACTTCCAGTTCCTGCCGTTCGGCGCCGGGCGCCGGCAGTGCCCCGGGATCAACTTCGGCATGGCCCAGGTCGAGGTGATGCTGGCCAACCTCGTGCACCGCTTCGACTGGGAGCTGCCGCCGGGGAAGGTGGCCCGAGACATCGACATGTCCGAGGACTTGGGCCTCGTGGTGAAGCGCAAACACAAGCTCCTCTTGCTTCCCAAATTGTGCGTGTAG
- the LOC120644023 gene encoding indole-2-monooxygenase-like isoform X1, with translation MAANLAQLLMRELMAPRAWFLLLLPLSLLLVGYPLFSAKRARKRQQETDGNHLPPSPPALPVLGHLHLVGFRFPHVTLRSIAEKHGGDLMLLRLGAMPALIVSSPRAAEAVLRTHDRVFASRPPSLVADVLMHGRNDIGFAPYGEHWRQARKLVTTHLLTVKKVQSFRHARQEEVSAVVACIGEAAAAGAPVDVHELVGSFTNDLACRAVIGKSFRSEDQNRLFQGVVADASALLGGFTVDEFFPFLTCFGILSKVVRAKSDRLRKRWDELLDRLIDDLESKYKPMAVAAVAEAASHVKKDEDDNFINTLLSVRQEYGYTRGQMKAILLDVFFGMGTAASVLDYTVIQLLQNPRVMTKLQAEVRSCVLQQGQGEETVSEDDLNRMPYLRAVINESLRLHPATPLLTPHFSMATCVIDGLVVPAEVRVLVNLWAIGRDARFWGEDAEEFVPERFLDGGGAAHVSYWGNDFQFLPFGAGRRQCPGINFGMAQVEVMLANLVHRFDWELPPGKVARDIDMSEDLGLVVKRKHKLLLLPKLCV, from the exons ATGGCGGCAAACCTAGCACAGCTGTTGATGCGCGAGCTGATGGCTCCTCGAGCATGGTTTCTgcttctcctccctctctccctattGCTCGTAGGCTACCCATTATTCAGCGCAAAGAGGGCGAGGAAGAGGCAGCAGGAGACAGACGGAAATCACCTACCGCCTTCGCCTCCGGCGCTGCCCGTCctcggccacctccacctcgtcgGCTTCCGCTTCCCGCACGTCACTCTCCGCAGCATCGCCGAGAAGCACGGCGGGGACCTCATGTTGCTGCGCCTAGGCGCCATGCCGGCGCTCATCGTGTcgtcgccccgcgccgccgaggcGGTGCTACGTACGCATGACCGCGTGTTCGCGTCGCGGCCGCCCTCTCTGGTCGCCGATGTCCTCATGCACGGCCGGAACGACATTGGCTTCGCGCCGTATGGGGAGCACTGGCGGCAGGCGAGGAAGCTCGTCACCACACACCTTCTCACCGTCAAAAAGGTGCAATCGTTCCGTCACGCCCGTCAAGAAGAGGTGAGCGCGGTGGTCGCTTGTATCGgtgaggcggccgccgccggcgcgccagtCGACGTCCACGAGCTTGTCGGCTCGTTCACAAATGACCTCGCGTGTCGCGCTGTCATAGGCAAGTCGTTCCGGAGCGAGGACCAGAACAGGCTGTTCCAGGGGGTGGTCGCCGACGCATCAGCCCTCCTAGGAGGGTTCACTGTCGACGAGTTCTTCCCGTTCCTCACATGCTTCGGCATCCTCAGCAAGGTGGTCCGCGCCAAGTCCGACAGATTGAGGAAGAGGTGGGATGAGCTGCTGGACAGGCTGATCGATGACCTTGAGAGCAAATACAAGcccatggcggtggcggcggtagcAGAGGCGGCGAGCCATGTGAAGAAGGACGAGGATGACAACTTCATAAATACCTTGCTCTCTGTTCGACAGGAGTACGGCTACACCAGAGGGCAGATGAAAGCTATCCTGCTT GACGTGTTTTTCGGGATGGGCACAGCAGCTTCGGTCCTCGACTACACCGTGATCCAGCTCCTTCAGAATCCACGCGTGATGACCAAGCTACAAGCCGAGGTGAGGAGCTGCGTGCTGcagcaggggcagggagaagAAACCGTCAGCGAGGACGACCTGAACCGCATGCCCTACCTGAGAGCCGTCATCAACGAGTCGCTCCGGCTACACCCCGCGACACCGCTCCTCACGCCGCACTTCTCCATGGCCACCTGCGTCATCGACGGGCTCGTCGTCCCCGCGGAGGTGCGCGTCCTCGTCAACCTCTGGGCCATCGGCAGGGACGCGCGCTTCTGGGGCGaggacgcggaggagttcgtcCCGGAGAGGTttctcgacggcggcggcgcggcgcatgtgAGCTACTGGGGCAACGACTTCCAGTTCCTGCCGTTCGGCGCCGGGCGCCGGCAGTGCCCCGGGATCAACTTCGGCATGGCCCAGGTCGAGGTGATGCTGGCCAACCTCGTGCACCGCTTCGACTGGGAGCTGCCGCCGGGGAAGGTGGCCCGAGACATCGACATGTCCGAGGACTTGGGCCTCGTGGTGAAGCGCAAACACAAGCTCCTCTTGCTTCCCAAATTGTGCGTGTAG